One stretch of Microbacterium terrae DNA includes these proteins:
- a CDS encoding YidC/Oxa1 family membrane protein insertase — MDIFAIPALAALLDGAQSTFLALSDLLAPLAGASATACAIVLITLLVRAVLIPVGVSQARAEQARARLAPELRELQRRHRRDPERLQRETMRLYADHGTSPFAGCLPLLLQAPVVGLIYAVFLHTTIAGNANVLLAHELAGVPLGTSIAGAIGAGALDPTTALVCGAVVVLIAVVGEATRRLLRPPVDPAAEAGPLTSPAAVQMVGALQFATAAIALFVPLAAALYLLTTVAWTLGQRLVLRRRFPLPR, encoded by the coding sequence GTGGACATCTTCGCCATCCCTGCACTCGCCGCCCTCCTCGACGGGGCGCAATCGACCTTCCTCGCCCTCTCCGACCTCCTCGCCCCACTCGCCGGCGCATCCGCGACAGCCTGCGCGATCGTGCTGATCACGCTGCTGGTGCGCGCGGTCCTCATCCCGGTGGGCGTCTCGCAGGCTCGCGCCGAGCAGGCGCGCGCCCGCCTCGCCCCTGAGCTGCGGGAGCTTCAGCGCCGCCATCGCCGTGATCCGGAACGGCTTCAGCGCGAGACGATGAGGCTCTACGCAGACCACGGCACGTCGCCGTTCGCCGGCTGCCTGCCGCTGCTGCTGCAAGCACCCGTGGTCGGCCTCATCTATGCGGTCTTCCTGCACACGACGATCGCCGGGAACGCGAACGTGCTCCTCGCCCATGAGCTCGCCGGCGTGCCCCTCGGCACCAGCATCGCCGGCGCGATCGGCGCCGGCGCCCTCGACCCGACCACCGCGCTCGTCTGCGGAGCGGTGGTCGTGCTGATCGCCGTGGTCGGCGAAGCCACCCGCCGGCTGTTGCGACCGCCGGTCGATCCGGCCGCCGAGGCGGGCCCGCTGACCTCACCCGCTGCGGTGCAGATGGTGGGGGCTCTGCAGTTCGCCACGGCCGCCATCGCGCTCTTCGTTCCGCTGGCGGCCGCGCTCTACCTCCTCACGACAGTGGCGTGGACGCTCGGGCAGCGACTCGTGCTGCGGCGCCGGTTCCCGCTGCCGCGGTGA
- a CDS encoding carbohydrate ABC transporter permease yields MALTAPGTAPAGAPAVLSSTVRSRRFRGFSRGTSGGPRASAPGSALRRRLTPWLFLIGSVGLLLVFTYWPAVNLMWYSFTDWDGLDLTKEYVGVANYVEVFTNPRVFGVFFVSLYYFAASFVQMAIALYFATILSFSTRFSNFFRGVLFFPYLINGVAIGFVFLYLFQPGGTLDTVLGWFGVADTPHWLGDPDVVNWSLAATSVWRYTGLNFVLFLGAIQSIPSELYEAADLDGANRFQQFRAIIFPGIRRVVGLSFILAIAGSLNVFEIPFIMTGGANGSATFVIQTLQTAFNFRQVGLASAMAVVLLVIVLVVTWIQRRVFPDEKVDLT; encoded by the coding sequence ATGGCACTCACGGCACCGGGAACCGCGCCTGCGGGCGCTCCCGCCGTTCTCTCGAGCACCGTGCGCTCCCGGAGGTTCCGCGGGTTCTCCCGCGGGACCTCCGGCGGGCCGCGGGCATCCGCCCCGGGGTCGGCGCTGCGCCGCCGGCTCACGCCCTGGCTGTTCCTGATCGGCTCGGTCGGGCTGCTCCTCGTGTTCACCTACTGGCCGGCGGTGAACCTCATGTGGTACAGCTTCACCGACTGGGACGGGCTCGACCTCACCAAGGAGTACGTCGGGGTCGCCAACTACGTCGAGGTGTTCACGAACCCGCGCGTCTTCGGCGTGTTCTTCGTCAGCCTCTACTACTTCGCGGCGTCGTTCGTGCAGATGGCCATAGCGCTCTACTTCGCGACGATCCTCAGCTTCAGCACGCGGTTCTCGAACTTCTTCCGCGGCGTGCTGTTCTTCCCCTACCTGATCAACGGCGTGGCGATCGGGTTCGTGTTCCTCTACCTGTTCCAGCCCGGCGGCACCCTCGACACGGTGCTGGGGTGGTTCGGGGTCGCCGACACGCCCCACTGGCTCGGTGACCCGGACGTCGTCAACTGGAGCCTGGCCGCGACATCGGTCTGGCGGTACACGGGCCTGAACTTCGTGCTGTTCCTCGGCGCGATCCAGTCCATCCCCTCGGAGCTCTACGAGGCTGCAGACCTCGACGGCGCCAATCGCTTCCAGCAGTTCCGGGCGATCATCTTCCCCGGCATCCGGAGGGTGGTGGGTCTCTCGTTCATCCTCGCCATCGCGGGAAGCCTCAACGTGTTCGAGATCCCGTTCATCATGACCGGCGGCGCGAACGGCAGCGCGACCTTCGTGATCCAGACGCTCCAGACCGCGTTCAACTTCCGGCAGGTCGGCCTCGCCTCGGCGATGGCGGTCGTGCTGCTGGTGATCGTGCTGGTCGTGACCTGGATCCAGCGGAGAGTCTTCCCCGACGAGAAAGTGGACCTGACATGA
- a CDS encoding DUF6412 domain-containing protein, producing MAGLLRSLLLFAAAALGMAASTDTSTAAAVAVVIAAMLLAAVVVHALAPASTTAALLAPRREIDVSAPVSQSDPDAAGHARPRAPGIAASAA from the coding sequence ATGGCCGGCCTGCTCCGCAGCCTCCTGCTCTTCGCGGCAGCAGCCCTCGGCATGGCCGCCTCCACCGACACGTCGACCGCTGCCGCCGTCGCCGTCGTGATCGCGGCGATGCTGCTCGCCGCCGTCGTCGTCCACGCGCTCGCACCCGCCTCGACGACCGCAGCCCTCCTGGCCCCACGCCGCGAGATCGACGTCAGCGCTCCGGTGTCGCAGAGCGATCCGGATGCCGCGGGCCACGCACGCCCGCGAGCACCGGGGATCGCGGCCTCGGCCGCGTGA
- a CDS encoding carbohydrate ABC transporter permease codes for MSASTAKYVSLILGAILTLLPLSVVLFASLKTSQEYGQTGPFAPPENWFNFDNFVTAFTQGDMLEGFVNTTVVLVISLVGTIALGTMAAYAIDRFTFRGKKLVVGLFLVATLIPSVTSQVATFQIINGLGLYDTKAALILLFMGTDIIAIYLFIQFMQSIPVSLDEAAMIDGANRWTIYWRIILPLLKPAIATVVIIKGIAVYNEFYAPFLYLPSEGMISTALFRFKGPFGAQWEVIAAGTIVVIIPTVIAFLLLQRWIYKGLVAGAVK; via the coding sequence ATGAGCGCATCCACCGCCAAGTACGTCAGCCTGATCCTGGGTGCCATCCTGACACTGCTGCCGCTGTCGGTCGTGCTGTTCGCGAGCCTCAAGACATCGCAGGAGTACGGGCAGACGGGGCCGTTCGCCCCGCCCGAGAACTGGTTCAACTTCGACAACTTCGTCACGGCGTTCACGCAGGGCGACATGCTCGAGGGCTTCGTCAACACCACGGTCGTGCTGGTGATCTCGCTCGTCGGAACGATCGCGCTGGGCACGATGGCCGCCTACGCGATCGACAGATTCACTTTCCGCGGCAAGAAGCTCGTCGTCGGACTGTTCCTCGTCGCGACGCTGATCCCCAGCGTCACGAGCCAGGTCGCGACGTTCCAGATCATCAACGGACTCGGGCTCTACGACACCAAGGCGGCACTGATCCTGCTCTTCATGGGCACGGACATCATCGCGATCTACCTGTTCATCCAGTTCATGCAGTCGATCCCGGTCTCGCTCGACGAGGCCGCGATGATCGACGGCGCCAACCGGTGGACGATCTACTGGCGGATCATCCTGCCGCTGCTCAAGCCCGCGATCGCGACCGTCGTGATCATCAAGGGCATCGCCGTGTACAACGAGTTCTACGCACCCTTCCTCTACCTTCCCTCCGAGGGGATGATCTCGACCGCGCTCTTCCGGTTCAAGGGACCGTTCGGTGCGCAGTGGGAGGTCATCGCCGCCGGAACGATCGTCGTCATCATCCCCACCGTGATCGCATTCCTGCTTCTGCAGCGCTGGATCTACAAGGGCCTCGTCGCAGGAGCAGTCAAGTGA
- a CDS encoding ATP-binding cassette domain-containing protein, whose amino-acid sequence MSGAEVTGIRVSFGSTLALDDATLAVPAGEVTAVVGGDGAGKSTLLRVLAGRVAVDAGAVRSVDSAHIGYQPATSGVWGNLSVIENVDFVGRSYGMAAKAIRSRGDELLERAGLVQARGRLGRDLSGGMRQKLGFVLAILHAPALILLDEPSTGVDPVSRVELWRLISAAATGDTAVLLATTYLDEAQRAASVTALDAGRVLVAGTPDTIIAGIPGAIGVVPADSPAGERTWRRGAQRHVWSPDSTIASPVAAPDLEDALIALTLSSRMPVEAQSLHPRREARAQREAGAQRETSELPSGEQPAAHLGDVLAEGRAVTRRFGAHVAVDDVSLQVRAGEIVGLIGANGAGKTTFLRALIGLDAADSGEALLFGRTPDAASRRRLGYVPQGLGLYRTLSVRENVEFAAQVYGVDRVALPDSIASVERKPVNTIGLGRQRQLAFALALAHDPDLLVLDEPTSGVDPLSRARLWDIIHAQADAGRGVIVTTHYLQEAEQCSRLALMSQGKLLGMGAVDDLTAGVEAVLVTAPEWQRAFTALSAAGLPTMLSGRTVRVAGTSTGDVRAALEGIDARVEQVAPTLEEAMVLLEA is encoded by the coding sequence ATGAGCGGCGCCGAGGTCACCGGCATCCGCGTCTCGTTCGGATCGACGCTCGCGCTCGACGACGCGACCCTTGCGGTACCCGCCGGTGAGGTCACCGCCGTCGTCGGCGGCGACGGCGCGGGCAAGTCCACGCTGCTCCGCGTGCTGGCGGGCCGCGTCGCCGTCGACGCGGGAGCGGTGCGCAGCGTCGATTCCGCGCACATCGGTTATCAGCCGGCGACATCGGGCGTGTGGGGCAACCTCAGTGTCATCGAGAACGTGGACTTCGTCGGCCGCTCCTACGGCATGGCGGCGAAGGCGATCCGCTCCCGCGGTGACGAGCTGCTCGAGCGGGCGGGCCTGGTCCAGGCGCGCGGCAGGCTCGGGCGCGACCTGTCGGGCGGCATGCGCCAGAAGCTCGGCTTCGTGCTCGCGATCCTGCACGCTCCTGCGCTGATCCTCCTCGACGAGCCCAGCACCGGCGTCGACCCGGTCAGCCGCGTCGAGCTGTGGCGGCTGATCTCGGCGGCGGCGACCGGCGACACCGCGGTGCTGCTCGCGACCACCTATCTCGACGAGGCGCAGCGCGCGGCGTCCGTCACCGCTCTCGATGCCGGGCGCGTGCTCGTGGCCGGCACTCCCGACACGATCATCGCCGGCATACCCGGTGCGATCGGCGTGGTGCCCGCAGACAGCCCTGCCGGTGAACGTACGTGGCGGCGCGGCGCGCAGCGCCACGTGTGGTCGCCGGACTCCACGATCGCATCGCCGGTCGCCGCGCCCGACCTCGAGGACGCCCTCATCGCGCTGACGCTGTCGTCGCGCATGCCGGTCGAGGCGCAGTCACTCCATCCGCGCCGTGAGGCGCGCGCCCAGCGCGAAGCGGGAGCGCAGCGCGAGACGTCGGAGCTCCCCAGCGGCGAGCAACCCGCAGCGCACCTCGGCGACGTGTTGGCGGAGGGGCGCGCGGTCACCCGCAGGTTCGGCGCGCACGTCGCCGTCGACGACGTGTCGCTGCAGGTGCGCGCCGGCGAGATCGTCGGCCTCATCGGCGCGAACGGGGCCGGGAAGACGACCTTCCTCCGTGCCCTCATCGGACTCGATGCGGCAGATTCGGGCGAAGCGCTGCTGTTCGGTCGTACGCCGGACGCGGCATCCCGTCGTCGGCTCGGCTACGTGCCGCAAGGGCTGGGGCTCTACCGAACCCTCAGCGTGCGCGAGAACGTCGAGTTCGCGGCTCAGGTCTACGGCGTCGACCGCGTCGCGCTTCCGGACTCGATCGCCTCGGTGGAGCGGAAGCCGGTGAACACCATCGGCCTCGGGCGACAGCGCCAACTCGCCTTCGCGCTCGCCCTGGCCCATGACCCCGACCTGCTCGTGCTCGACGAGCCGACGTCGGGCGTCGACCCGCTCTCTCGGGCGCGCCTGTGGGACATCATCCATGCGCAGGCCGACGCGGGGCGCGGGGTGATCGTCACCACGCACTACCTCCAGGAGGCTGAGCAGTGCTCGCGTCTGGCGCTGATGTCGCAGGGCAAGCTGCTGGGCATGGGGGCGGTCGACGACCTCACCGCCGGAGTCGAGGCAGTGCTCGTGACCGCGCCCGAATGGCAACGGGCCTTCACCGCCCTGAGCGCAGCCGGGCTGCCGACGATGCTCTCGGGGCGCACGGTGCGCGTCGCGGGCACGTCGACGGGCGATGTTCGCGCGGCGCTCGAGGGCATCGACGCCCGCGTCGAGCAGGTCGCCCCCACGCTCGAGGAGGCGATGGTCCTGCTCGAGGCGTGA
- a CDS encoding ABC transporter substrate-binding protein, whose amino-acid sequence MSTRKAMVGLVGLAAATIVLTSCAGGGSSTGDDSANAIDGEPSGDIKVITWRTDLIADGTFDEYAKEFQSVYPDVTVTFEGITDYEGEMKTRLSTTNYGDVIGIPTMQPSQFEQFLEPLGETADFQDTYRFLTTHTYDGTQYGLAIGGNANGVLYNKAVFEEAGITELPKNEEEFLAALEQIRDNTDAIPLYTNYKDGWPLTQGMGSLGAITNDPDAGINMAENTAPWTEGTDIYAIDSVFYDAVEAGLTEEDPLTTNWEQSKVDLGTGKIGTMILGSWAISQMQAAAEDNGASADDIGYMAFPSNLDGKQYAIIGGDYNLGVSKHSEHKAAAWAFIQWLLEDSGFTETQGMVSTVSAKPLPDNLAGFTEEGVELMETNPAPAGKESLLSDISNDSQIDLWGPLYRQAMIDIARGAADGDKQSYFDELNERWGASSEQLAG is encoded by the coding sequence ATGAGCACTCGCAAGGCAATGGTCGGCCTTGTCGGACTCGCTGCGGCGACGATCGTGCTGACGTCCTGCGCAGGCGGCGGCTCGTCGACCGGCGACGACAGCGCCAATGCGATCGACGGCGAGCCGAGCGGCGACATCAAAGTCATCACCTGGCGGACCGATCTGATCGCGGACGGGACATTCGACGAGTACGCGAAGGAGTTCCAGTCGGTCTACCCCGACGTCACGGTGACGTTCGAGGGGATCACCGACTACGAGGGCGAGATGAAGACCCGCCTGAGCACCACGAACTACGGCGACGTCATCGGAATCCCGACGATGCAGCCCAGCCAGTTCGAGCAGTTCCTCGAGCCGCTCGGCGAGACGGCGGACTTCCAGGACACCTACCGGTTCCTCACCACCCACACCTACGACGGCACGCAGTACGGTCTGGCCATCGGCGGGAACGCCAACGGCGTGCTGTACAACAAGGCGGTGTTCGAGGAGGCCGGCATCACCGAGCTGCCCAAGAACGAGGAGGAGTTCCTCGCCGCGCTCGAGCAGATCCGCGACAACACCGACGCCATCCCCCTCTACACGAACTACAAGGACGGGTGGCCGCTCACGCAGGGCATGGGCAGCCTCGGCGCCATCACGAACGACCCCGATGCCGGCATCAACATGGCCGAGAACACGGCGCCGTGGACGGAGGGCACCGACATCTACGCGATCGACTCGGTGTTCTATGACGCCGTCGAGGCCGGCCTCACCGAAGAGGACCCGCTGACGACGAACTGGGAGCAGTCGAAGGTCGACCTCGGCACCGGCAAGATCGGCACCATGATCCTCGGGTCGTGGGCGATCTCGCAGATGCAGGCGGCGGCCGAGGACAACGGCGCATCCGCAGACGACATCGGGTACATGGCGTTCCCGTCGAACCTCGACGGGAAGCAGTACGCGATCATCGGCGGCGACTACAACCTCGGCGTCAGCAAGCACTCCGAGCACAAGGCCGCGGCCTGGGCCTTCATCCAGTGGCTGCTGGAGGATTCGGGCTTCACCGAGACGCAGGGAATGGTCTCGACGGTGTCGGCGAAGCCGCTGCCCGACAACCTGGCCGGTTTCACCGAGGAGGGCGTCGAACTGATGGAGACGAACCCGGCACCCGCCGGCAAGGAGAGCCTGCTCAGCGATATCTCCAACGACTCGCAGATCGATCTGTGGGGCCCGCTGTACCGGCAGGCGATGATCGACATCGCCCGCGGCGCGGCTGACGGCGACAAGCAGTCGTACTTCGACGAGCTCAACGAACGCTGGGGTGCATCCAGCGAGCAGCTGGCCGGTTGA
- a CDS encoding alpha-galactosidase — MTTTDVIQLEADGLSVVLDPRGAGLPTVLHWGASVGRLDAAALGALADAVGRQSAPGTLDAPWQVSLAPAESDAWSGRPGLQLRRAGVQLHVRWTRVEIEASDAACTVTAMDEATGLVGTWRLAIERGVLWAEGSLSHGGAAGSPPIEVEWFELTMPVPSSTDHLLAFDGRWTREKRPVIIGMPAGSTVRQSRRGRPGHDAPTFFLASEGAPTWRAGRTWGVHAAWPSDVTYRVDRVTDSVTLLGAGEMLRPGEVVLAPGDVYSTPRIAFVHTEEGLDGIAARFHTWLRGRAQHPSSPRPLTLNTWEAVYFDHDPARVTALADLAAELGIERFVLDDGWFAARRDDTTGLGDWTVDRTVWPDGLAPLAARVHDLGMQFGLWFEPEMISVDSDLYRAHPDWLLHDPRHLEHDAGLSWRTQYVLDLAQPGAFAHVLGQMDALVTELGIDYIKWDHNRDLVESVHDGRPGVHGHTLATLELMRALKLRHPSLEIESCSSGGARTDLGVLEVTDRVWASDSNDPVERQDIQKWTGLLLPPELVGAHVGPGESHSSGRVTPLSYRMATSLMGSAGFEWDILTCTDDESATISAFAQLYRELRPIVHRGVTVHPELRDPSWRVTGFIAPERDAAVVVVATIASLEDARPERLRIPGLDPGATYRVRVRREVGEAAHGWITPPWFTSAVELPGSVLEQVGLQLPTLWPVQAFVLHLERV, encoded by the coding sequence ATGACAACGACCGACGTCATCCAGCTCGAAGCCGACGGCCTCAGTGTCGTCCTCGACCCGCGCGGCGCCGGGCTGCCGACCGTGCTCCACTGGGGTGCATCCGTCGGCCGCCTCGATGCGGCGGCCCTCGGCGCACTCGCCGATGCGGTCGGTCGGCAGTCGGCTCCCGGCACGCTCGACGCCCCCTGGCAGGTGTCGCTCGCCCCCGCCGAGTCCGATGCCTGGAGCGGACGCCCGGGCCTCCAGCTGCGGCGCGCGGGCGTGCAGCTGCATGTGCGGTGGACGCGGGTCGAGATCGAGGCGTCGGATGCCGCATGCACCGTCACCGCGATGGACGAGGCGACCGGACTCGTCGGCACCTGGCGTCTCGCGATCGAACGCGGCGTGCTGTGGGCCGAGGGCTCGCTCTCCCACGGCGGCGCGGCGGGCTCGCCGCCGATCGAGGTCGAGTGGTTCGAGCTGACGATGCCTGTCCCGTCGAGTACCGACCACCTGCTCGCTTTCGACGGACGCTGGACGCGGGAGAAGCGCCCCGTCATCATCGGCATGCCCGCCGGCTCGACCGTGCGCCAGTCGCGCCGGGGCCGCCCGGGGCACGACGCCCCGACGTTCTTCCTCGCCTCGGAGGGTGCGCCGACCTGGCGCGCCGGACGCACCTGGGGCGTGCACGCCGCCTGGCCCTCCGACGTCACCTACCGCGTCGACCGCGTCACCGACTCCGTCACCCTCCTCGGCGCCGGCGAGATGCTGCGCCCGGGCGAAGTCGTCCTGGCTCCGGGAGATGTGTACTCCACGCCGCGCATCGCATTCGTGCACACCGAGGAGGGTCTCGACGGCATCGCCGCCCGCTTCCACACCTGGCTGCGCGGGCGGGCGCAGCATCCGTCGTCTCCTCGTCCTCTCACCCTCAACACCTGGGAGGCGGTCTACTTCGACCACGACCCGGCCCGCGTGACGGCACTCGCCGATCTGGCAGCGGAGCTCGGCATCGAGCGCTTCGTGCTCGACGACGGCTGGTTCGCGGCTCGTCGCGACGACACCACTGGACTCGGCGACTGGACCGTCGACCGCACCGTGTGGCCCGACGGCCTCGCACCGCTCGCCGCCCGCGTTCACGATCTGGGCATGCAGTTCGGTCTGTGGTTCGAGCCCGAGATGATCAGCGTCGACTCCGATCTCTACCGCGCCCACCCCGACTGGCTGCTGCACGATCCACGCCACCTCGAGCACGACGCGGGCCTGTCGTGGCGCACCCAGTACGTGCTCGACCTCGCGCAGCCGGGCGCCTTCGCACACGTGCTCGGCCAGATGGATGCCCTCGTGACCGAGCTCGGCATCGACTACATCAAATGGGACCACAACCGCGATCTCGTCGAGTCGGTCCACGACGGGCGCCCGGGCGTGCACGGCCATACTCTCGCGACACTCGAGCTCATGCGTGCGCTGAAGCTGCGGCATCCGTCGCTCGAGATCGAGTCGTGCTCGAGCGGCGGTGCGCGCACCGATCTCGGCGTTCTCGAGGTGACCGACCGCGTGTGGGCGAGCGACTCCAACGACCCCGTCGAGCGTCAGGACATCCAGAAGTGGACCGGCCTGCTGCTTCCGCCCGAACTGGTCGGCGCCCACGTCGGCCCCGGCGAGTCGCACAGCTCCGGCCGCGTGACGCCGCTGTCGTACCGCATGGCGACGAGCCTGATGGGCTCGGCCGGCTTCGAATGGGACATCCTCACCTGCACCGACGACGAGTCCGCCACGATCAGCGCGTTCGCGCAGCTGTACCGCGAGCTGCGCCCCATCGTCCACCGCGGCGTCACAGTGCATCCCGAGCTGCGCGACCCGTCCTGGCGGGTCACCGGCTTCATCGCGCCAGAGCGCGACGCGGCAGTCGTCGTCGTCGCGACGATCGCCTCACTCGAAGACGCCCGCCCCGAGCGACTGCGCATCCCCGGACTCGACCCGGGCGCCACCTACCGGGTGCGCGTGCGCCGCGAGGTCGGCGAGGCAGCCCACGGCTGGATCACCCCGCCCTGGTTCACCTCCGCGGTCGAGCTCCCCGGCTCGGTGCTCGAGCAGGTGGGGCTGCAGCTGCCGACGCTCTGGCCCGTCCAGGCGTTCGTGCTCCACCTCGAGCGGGTGTGA
- the cls gene encoding cardiolipin synthase, with amino-acid sequence MDTLLFTNLSWVVALAVVVVIDVVALVYIPRDRKPTAAMAWLLLIFALPLLGILFYLLIGNFRLPEKRRTEQARIDGIIRDRTAGATTADAAAWPRWFQRVVEQNRTLTALPAVDGNEASLIGDYQASIDAMAEAIGTAERYVHVEFYIVSWDDTTRGFFAAMEAAVARGVSVRLLADHIASRKVTDADKTFAELDRIGVKWAWMLPVMPLKGKYQRPDLRNHRKLVVVDDKIAFVGSQNLIDRTYNAPKNIKRGLMWQELVTSVRGPIVAEVNTVFLSDWLIETGERLDALEHTPASEIAPVAEASLTCQLVPSGPGYDTENNLRLFLSLIHGATEKVILTSPYFVPDEAMIYAITTACQRGLDVQLFVSELGDQAMVYHAQRSYYGVLLEAGVRIFLYPAPYILHSKHFSIDDDIAVIGSSNMDIRSFSLNMEMSLLVKGASFVDQMRAVEQDYRDKGRELTLDEWRQEPAKATFLDGVARLASAIN; translated from the coding sequence ATGGACACGCTGCTGTTCACCAATCTGTCGTGGGTCGTCGCGCTCGCGGTGGTCGTGGTGATCGACGTCGTCGCGCTCGTCTACATCCCGCGCGACCGCAAGCCGACCGCCGCGATGGCGTGGCTGCTGCTGATCTTCGCGCTGCCTCTCCTCGGCATTCTCTTCTATCTGCTGATCGGCAATTTCCGTCTTCCCGAGAAGCGCCGCACCGAGCAGGCCCGCATCGACGGGATCATCCGTGACCGCACCGCCGGGGCCACGACAGCGGATGCCGCCGCGTGGCCGCGGTGGTTCCAGCGCGTCGTCGAGCAGAACCGCACCCTCACCGCGCTGCCCGCGGTCGACGGCAACGAGGCATCCCTGATCGGCGACTACCAGGCGTCCATCGACGCCATGGCCGAGGCCATCGGCACCGCCGAGCGCTACGTGCACGTGGAGTTCTACATCGTGTCGTGGGACGACACCACCCGCGGATTCTTCGCCGCGATGGAGGCGGCCGTCGCCCGCGGCGTCAGCGTGCGGCTCCTCGCCGACCACATCGCTTCGCGCAAGGTCACGGACGCCGACAAGACGTTCGCCGAGCTCGACCGCATCGGCGTGAAGTGGGCGTGGATGCTCCCCGTCATGCCGCTCAAGGGCAAGTACCAGCGCCCCGACCTGCGCAACCACCGCAAGCTCGTCGTCGTCGACGACAAGATCGCATTCGTCGGCTCTCAGAACCTCATCGACCGCACCTACAACGCGCCCAAGAACATCAAGCGCGGCCTCATGTGGCAGGAGCTCGTGACGAGCGTGCGCGGTCCGATCGTCGCCGAGGTGAACACCGTCTTCCTCTCGGACTGGCTCATCGAGACCGGTGAGCGGCTGGATGCCCTCGAGCACACACCCGCGAGCGAGATCGCCCCGGTCGCGGAGGCTTCGCTCACCTGCCAGCTCGTGCCGAGTGGACCCGGGTACGACACCGAGAACAACCTGCGGCTGTTCCTCTCGCTCATCCACGGTGCGACCGAGAAGGTCATCCTGACCAGCCCCTACTTCGTGCCCGACGAGGCCATGATCTACGCGATCACCACGGCGTGCCAGCGCGGGCTCGACGTGCAGCTGTTCGTGTCGGAGCTCGGCGACCAGGCGATGGTCTACCACGCCCAGCGGTCGTACTACGGGGTCCTGCTCGAGGCGGGCGTGCGCATCTTCCTCTACCCCGCCCCCTACATCCTGCACTCCAAGCATTTCTCGATCGACGACGACATCGCCGTGATCGGCTCGAGCAACATGGACATCCGCTCGTTCAGCCTGAACATGGAGATGTCGCTGCTCGTGAAGGGCGCCTCGTTCGTCGATCAGATGCGCGCGGTCGAGCAGGACTACCGCGACAAGGGCCGCGAGCTCACCCTCGACGAGTGGCGGCAGGAGCCGGCGAAAGCGACGTTCCTCGACGGGGTCGCCCGGCTCGCCTCGGCGATCAACTGA
- a CDS encoding LacI family DNA-binding transcriptional regulator, giving the protein MSVQQRATLDDVARLAGVSPKTVSRVYAQREKVSPDTAERVLSAAKRLRFRPNSLARSLRRGGVSTTVGFIMGELRNPFYYTVASGIEKALAAQGFTLIVATTDDSVEGEERVADTLLAQRVGALLLIPVSDDQSYLDGERQLGTPVIAIDRPARNLVADAIVLENRRGAVEATTALIAGGHRRIAYVCNPASVYTQTERVRGYREALIAGGIDPDPRWERLLDDPTAPADAVIRELLDQPDPPTAIIAGNNRVCVGALRALRDLASPPALIGFDDFETADVLGVTVVGHDPAEMGRRAALLAIERMADPTAFTTQIELPTRLIPRGSGERPPATETA; this is encoded by the coding sequence ATGTCGGTTCAGCAGCGGGCGACGCTCGACGACGTCGCGCGTCTGGCGGGAGTGAGTCCGAAGACGGTCTCGCGGGTGTACGCGCAGCGCGAGAAGGTCTCGCCCGACACCGCCGAGCGCGTGCTCTCCGCCGCCAAGCGGCTGCGCTTCCGTCCGAACTCCCTCGCTCGGAGCCTCCGGCGCGGCGGCGTCTCGACGACCGTCGGGTTCATCATGGGCGAGCTGCGCAACCCGTTCTACTACACCGTCGCCTCCGGCATCGAGAAGGCTCTCGCCGCCCAGGGGTTCACCCTCATCGTCGCCACGACGGACGACTCGGTCGAAGGCGAGGAGCGCGTCGCCGACACGCTCCTCGCACAGCGCGTCGGCGCGCTGCTGCTGATTCCGGTCAGCGACGACCAGTCCTATCTCGACGGCGAGCGGCAGCTCGGCACTCCCGTGATCGCCATCGACCGGCCGGCGCGCAATCTGGTCGCCGATGCGATCGTGCTCGAGAACCGTCGCGGCGCGGTCGAGGCGACGACGGCACTCATCGCCGGCGGTCACCGCCGCATCGCGTACGTGTGCAATCCCGCCTCCGTCTACACGCAGACCGAGCGTGTGCGCGGGTATCGCGAGGCGCTGATCGCGGGCGGGATCGACCCTGATCCGCGGTGGGAACGACTGCTCGATGACCCGACGGCTCCGGCCGATGCCGTCATCCGGGAGCTGCTCGACCAGCCCGACCCGCCGACGGCGATCATCGCTGGCAACAACCGCGTGTGCGTCGGCGCGCTCCGAGCGCTCCGCGACCTCGCGTCCCCGCCCGCGCTCATCGGCTTCGACGACTTCGAGACGGCCGATGTGCTGGGCGTCACCGTCGTCGGCCACGACCCGGCAGAGATGGGGCGTCGCGCCGCGCTCCTCGCCATCGAGCGCATGGCCGACCCCACGGCGTTCACCACCCAGATCGAGCTTCCCACCCGCCTGATCCCGCGTGGATCCGGCGAGCGCCCACCAGCAACGGAGACCGCATGA